The following nucleotide sequence is from Psilocybe cubensis strain MGC-MH-2018 chromosome 13, whole genome shotgun sequence.
GTCTGCGGGCTTTGCGCCAGTACGTTTTCGTCATTTTGAGAGCGCGATTGACTTCGTTGTCCAGCGTCCGATACCAATCGCTGGCCTGGCGGTTGAGGCGCACGGCCAGCACGCCAGGCTGAACCCGTAACTGCAATACACATCTCCCTTCGCGATCGGCAGGCCCTAATACACCTTTCTGACCCTGGTTTCCTCGAGTAGCGCCCCGAGAAACATTGCCTAATTCAGGCCATGGTAAGTCGTCTGGTGTAGACATGTCGAAATGAGAGACAGggagagaaaagagagacGCCAGAGAAACAGATGGGTAAggtcaaagaaaaagaacaaaaatcAAGACGGTCATTAAAAGGACCCACCCCATCTCCAGCTTGTATTCGGCATTTTAAGTCTGCAGTGTCTACTGGGTTTCGCGGAACCTTTACTCTGAATCCTACAACCATCAGATCTAGGTCGCCCCGAAATTCTACGTAGATGACCCATGTCTGAAACACCCTAGTAACCTCGAATGTATCGACATCCCCAAAAAGAAcataaacacaaaaaaagTTCTCAGGTCAACTCCCTTCACATGCAAACTGAATCTCTGATCCCTGAATCCCGAGTTTGGATTCTAAGGACGCAGGTGTGTTATTAATATGGAATGACATACGTTTATAGATCTCTCGGATCATCTTAGCGGACCGAGATTGCTACTCCTACGACAGATATATGCTATGTTTGTGACTACACGCACGCGGAAGGAGGTTACAAGTCTCAAAACAGTATGTATACCGGGATCCCAATTAATCCGGAGTTGGAAGGCGCCCCATTTTCAGTCTGAATTCGTCTTGAAATTGACGCCTTGTGCTAGAGGTGCTTCGTCTGAGAAATTTACTACGCCGGGTCGCTCAGCTATCTGTCCCCGAACAAGGAAAGAACAAAACCTACTAGTGCAGGCGCTCCAGCGTACGTATTGCTTCCACGCATCTCCACCAGATTCTCTTCCCCTGCATTTTGAGTTTCTTTAGCAAAGTACGGGGGCGGCGGGATGTTTGACTCACCATCCTGTGCTCTGTTGCAACAAAGATACGAAATTAGATGGGTCAACTACAGGTGGAGATCGCTGATGAGAAAGTCTACCTTATTTCCACCGAAAGCTGCCCCGATCTCTGCGCCACTCGTACCGACATTTACCTTGCGTCAATCGACAAATTATAAGAAACAAAAACGAGGTGTGAAATGTGTATGCCTCACGTTTACGATCCCGGTGTCTGAACCCGCAGGGCCTATCCACTTGCCTAAATTTCGCACATCGCGTGTCCACAGACTGCTCGAAAGGCCCTAGCACATTATATACATTAAAATCAAATAGAAGACAGAGATATTGGAACATTAAAAGTGAGTGGCTCACTTGAGGGACGGCGTTATTCCAGGTAATGGCTTGCTCCAATTCATCAAATATCGCGACGTTAAGAATCGGAGCAAAGGTTTCCGTTTTCCAAATGTGATCGTCAGGTTCTGAAGATCTTGGGATTGCAATTGTAGGTTCGACGAAATTTCCAGAGGTGTAAGGTACGTCTTTCAGCTTATTGCCGCCAATCAAAATTTCTGCCCCAGAGCTGCGGAGGTATCGAACAGTGTTGTCGTACAAATCGCACGCGGCTTGAGTATGAAGCGGACCGACGAGTGTGCCGTCAGCGAGTGGGTCTCCTGGTATAATAGATTTGTACAACTTTTGCAAACGTCCCAGAAATTCAGACGCAATATCTTTGTGGAGATAGAGTCGCCGTGTTGATGTGCACCGTTGTCCCGCTGTACCCACGGCGCCAAAGAACACAGCTGGGACGGCGAGAGAAAGGTCTGCATCAGGCATAATAATTGATGCTAAAGTAAAACATATACGTCAATATTACTATTCAGATCCAGGGAAAACGTTATTTGACAAACCGTTATTTCCGCCTAACTCTAAGATCACTTTACCAAATCGTGAGGCAACGACCTTTCCAACACTTCGGCCAACCTGTTCACTGCCCGTGAATGAAACTGCAACGAATCTTGATTAGTCTGTGTACGAAATACAGGCCTGCGGTCTGTTTTACCGAGTTCCACGTCATGGCTTTCAACGATAGCCTTGCCGGCATCCTTTCCACCTGTGACCAAGCTCGCTACTGCCCCAGGAATTCCATTTGCTTCAAGAACTTGTGAAACTATTTTCGTGACTGCTATCGCACACAAAGGCGTTGTCGGAGACGGCTTCCATATGGTAGCATTCCCGGCCGCCAGCGATAAAGCAAGGTTCCTGAAAGCAGAGTAAGCAAGGGAAAAGAAACATATTCATTCTTCATACCACCCATAGACAGCCACGGGAAAATTGAATGCTGATAATACCGCCACTACGCCTAGAGGGTTCGGGACTACGATGACATTGTGAGTAAAATATTGGTCAATGAAAAGGGAGTTACCTCAGACCTTCTAGTATACTGTGTCCTGGGCGCTCTGATGCCACAACTCGACCATTCATCATTCTCGACAGGCCTACGGCATAATCGCACTAATGTCGAAAATAACTCGGGTTGAACCCTGCTTAACTCAGTAGAAGGAAGAATTAGGACTCACAATATCCACAAATTCTTGCACCTCTCCCACACCTTCAGTCCGGATTTTGCCCATTTCAAGAGAGACTAATGCGCCGAGGTCTTCCCGCTGAAGCGCATCTTTTAATGAACTGGACGTGACCGTCATAATAAATAGACGCTTGCCTTCGCCGCGAGCGCCTCTCTAATTTGTCTTAATATCTCTCCACGACGTGGTGCAGGAATGTCTAGTAGGTATAAAAGCGTAAATTGACAGCCCATCATGCGCTCAAGCGAAGTAAAAGACAGGTACTTCGAAAGTAAGTATACGCTTCGCGTGTTCGCGCAATGGCGTCATGAAGCTCGGCAGGGCTGCCAGATTTGACCCTAGCAAGCACTTCTCCAGTTGTAGGGCACACAGAGTTCATAATATCTCCAGAGCCTCGCCATTGACCGTCGTAGACACCGGATATCTCGCCTGTAGTGGGGATGCCGAGCGACGACAAGATATTTGAAGCTCTTGTCGACAAAAGGCGTGTCAGACGCCTTGTAAGCATCGGATTTCGCTTTAACAACATCTTGTTCTATCCCCCAGGCCGCTTATACGCTAAAGACACGTAGAGATGGTGGAGAAAGGGAACAAAGATATGAGCAGCAACAAGCATGAGTCTGTAACGTTAAAGAGGAGCTATGATCCGCTCTATCAGGTGGAAATAACATCACGTGTTCATGGCGCGTCGCATGGTCCGCCCCGCCGCGTCCAAGTACTCAAATTCAAGATTGATACGAAGTTCGGGCAGTAGTTTGCGGGAGGCAGGAGCAGCTAGAGCAGCTGCAACAGCAAGTGATTGGGAAGATAAGCGATAACTATAGATTCGCTCGGCTTGCTCGTAATTAATTTGTAACAAAGTTAATTGGAAGGCGCCCCACTCCGAGTGGGATCAGGACTACGCGAAAGCAACAATGCAGTGCATTGTTAGGCTCAGCGAATTTGCGTTGTATTGCAGTGTATTTTGGATGTTATAAGGTCTGTTGGAGATGCAGCAGATAGTCTCTAGTACCTGAGAAAGAGCTATCATTAGAGGCCCCAGTATCAGCTCCAAGAGCTGGAAAATATGCGCACATAGTCAATATACAAGGACCTTCCTCACCAAGCACATAGTTAAAGTATAGAACCAAGAACTGCACCTTCATTtgcaaatccaaatccatcATGGGATCCCTTGGATTGTTGAGCACCTGAGTAAGAGGATCTCCAACAAAATGGAGAGACTGTCCGAGCTCGCCAGTTAATCCATCTGAAGCATTGCAGTAATAGAAACATGATGTGGGTGATATTGGAAAAGATACAGGTTAGTAGAACATTCCGGTACAAACGGCGCATCGAGAAATGATCGTGTTAGGGCGAGTTCAGCAGGATGAAATCTAGTTTAACCGCTAAGGACAACGAAAGGAGAAAGAACGACTTGGGTGGTGAGTCACCTGGTGAGTGGGTCCGGCATATAGACTGTTATAACTTCCTATCTGTGTTATTCACAGTACACCACCATCATAGATTGCACCAAATTATGGGAGAGTTGGGACCTATTCTGGAGGATTACCATATACGTAGTAAGGTTGGGCGTTGATGAGAGAAAGAGCAGAGTTGAGAGCTAGAATGAACTGTGATGAGATACACGTACAGCAAGGGAGAAGGTCGGTTGCACAGTTCCAGCACAGGCATAATTAAATGGCCTTCCGTCGAATGCAGGACCTGTGCAGATCGTCGCCTATACCCCTGGTATGTCGTCCCCGAGAAATATATTGATAGATCCTACAAGCTAGATATATGTAGCACTGATATATTGAGTTGCGTCGTTTCTGGTCGAACTTTTATGTGAAAAATGATTTTATAACTCATCAAAAAACGAGGGCTCAATCTCGACGGTATTTttgccctttttctttttggccaTCACAGGTTCATTCTGCTGTTGTTTCCGTTTCCGTTTTGCAGGCAGAGGTGCTTCGGGTTCTGACTCTGAACTGTCTGCAGAGTTATcaccttcgtcttcgtccaCCTCACCCGACGCGGGCGCCAATACATCCGGCTGTTTCTGTGTTCCCTCTGCATTGTCTTCCTCACTGCCGCTGTCACTACCTTCATCGCTGTCATCCTCTGAAACTTCGACTCCCAAGGCTCCCTGATTAGTTTCGTCGCCCTCATTATCGCGGAAAAATCCAACAAGGTCTGTCATCCTCAACACCTCTTCATGGCCAACGCTTCCCACCCACCACCTAGAATGATGTGCTTCTGTGCCTTCGTTTTCCCCTTCAACATTGTTGGACTTTATTCGCGTCTCACCGTGCGAAGAACTTTCCTCAGACTCAATCGTCAGCTGTCCCAGACCTCCACCTACTGAAATGCGTTCAATGGGCCATTCGCCGTGATCGGCTACGACACCGAGCAGTTTTGTGGGTAAAATTTGGACAGCTCGTACCATCCCATCGGATGAGCCTGTCAGGATGGTGCTGGTGGTATCAACCCCGGGGATATCTGGGGGGAGAGCACACAATGCATCGACCGACATTGGATGCCTGATGTCAGATGTAAGTCTTGATTCGTGCAACACTCTCGTCTGAGAGGTGACTCACCCTGGTATTCTGTCGACACAGTCGCCCCAACCACTGCTGCGATTAAAGATAGACAATATTCCAAGCTGAGTTCCCACTACGAATTTTGATCCTCTGTGAATTCGAAGTCAGTCAGTGCTGTGACAGAAATGAAATCTCAGTTGAAGATAGCTCGTGAACAGTCGTTGTAAAATCCGCTAGGCTACATTAGTAGTAACAAATTCGCCTTAAAGCCCACAGAGGACCATTTTTTCATGGTCTGACGATATCACTCCCCCCAAATTTTGTGATTAAAAATAGACAACAGGGAACACGCACCCTCTTATCGAGACTATCGACAAAAGCTCATCCTCCTGATCTTCTGATTGGGCAATAGGTTCTGGCTTCTTAGACCTGATATCCATGACAGACAAGGTACCATCTCCACTGAAAGTCCGGCAAGGACATTGAGTACTTAAAACAAGCACACATCTGGTAAAACGCCGACCTTGTTGCGACTAGCTGCTTCTTGTCATGTATCCATAGGAAGTCGGTGATATAGTCAAAATGTTGTGTGTATGTTCGGACAGAGTCCCTCTGTCGTGGATCCCAGAGCTGAAGTGAGACAGGCGTATGAGTTGGATGAAATTTTCAACCATTCAACCGGGAGCATCCACCTTTACAGtgccatcatcatcgcctGTTGATAAAAGCCATGGCATGAGATGCTTGACGCGATTTATAGTTGAACTGAGTTATCCAAGGTGTCAGAACAAGTCTCCAGAGACCCGAGTAAGAGACCTCACTCATGTGCTCCTGGACGGGTGTCGACCGATTGCGTAAGAGTATCGATCGTGCTTCAGACAGAAGACAAAGATCAAAGGATATGTAGGATAAGCTTATGCAATAGCACTCACAATAACGACTTGGCTTTCCCCACTGCATACAAATGCGACCCATCCTGATTTAATGACAACCCTCGACAGGAATGCTTTGTCGGCCGAACTGAAAATGTGGGTTTGTGATTGCCTTGTTCGTCATATGCCCACGCTTTGATATAGCCTGTTAAGAGGCCAGTGTAGACGGTCGAGAATGTAGGATGAAAGACGACATCAAAGATCTGCGCGCCCACTGGAATTTCCGGCATTGAGGAAAAACACAAGTTCTATAGGATGAGTGGTTCGGATATATCCGGATATTTACTGCTGTTTTGTTCCATGGACTGCTGATTATTTTTAGTCGCGGACTGTCTGTACCTGCGATCATCCATCATCACTGCAAGTTTTCTCTATCAGCTCCTGCAGTGTTCCGCCAGGCTACTTATCTTGATGTTCTTTCTCCTCTTGTTTCCACAAACCTTAATCTTTCTGAACAGCCATGTTTTATCTATTCCAGTTCCCCCTGATGATGGCCATCATCTGTCATGTCGTCGGGAAATAATGGATAAAATAATCCTCCTCGCCTTTCAATCCTTCAATACATTTGTAATGTGCATGTAGGAAAAAAGTAAAAGCTGACTTTCGACATATCATTGATTCGTGTTATGCGCTATGTTGGCAGTGGATAGCACGGAAGTGTGTTCACTCATGGAGTTGCAGACTTCAATGTAGCCTAAGCTTCGTCGCTCTATTTTCGACAGCCGCCTCCATGGAGATGTGATCGTACCAAGTGCACACCAACTATTACCTCACGATCCGCGTGGCTCTGTCTGAATCTTAACTGTGCTCTAAAATTATACGGCGCTGAATGCAATCATAGGACGACCCTCTGTACTTCGAAGTTCGCTATCTCTACAGTGACATGCGTTTTGACCATCTCTGCAGAGGCGCGAACTTTTAATCGTGGCGTAACCTTTCCGTTGTCAGCTGTAATCAGTAACCTTTTTAGCTTTTTATAGCTTAAATTGTGTCAACGGGGCTAAATTTTGGTCAACGTTTTTAGGCTATATATTACCTCAGGCTGGTCGTCATAACTATACACAAGCCTGCTCTCCAACGGGTTATTTTTCGGACATGACACAATGAATCAATGACAAGGGAGCGTAGACAACACTTGAGGCCAAAGCTTTATGTTTTGTGCTGTACATACCAATCGAACAATCTTGGATTTTGTGGAACCTCTCGACGGTGATGACCTCGTAGCGAATCCAGATTCATGTGTCGAAGCAATGACCTTGAAAAGATACCTTGGTGCTTTCTATTTTCCATTGACGAAACGGAACAAGTTCAAAGGCGTCGGGGTGGCATATCAAATCCCTTCGGGAGGTTTCGCAGTACGACCATCCGCCGACATTCCCCAGATTTGATGACCACAAAAACATGTCTTCTCTTTGAACATGCAGGGGAATCTCAACCCAACTCTTGGATTCAGGACGATTCAAGTATTAATCCTCCCACGTATTTGCCAGAGGAGACTTCTAGTGGGCGAAGTTGACCCGTTGTATTCATAGACGGGGACTGAATTCCTAACTCAGTATAATTTGTCCGGGATCTATTAGAATTTCAACAACAGTAGGCCGATcccttgtttttttggtaaAAGCGCATTGTAAATCTTCAAAAGCAACTGTGTAATTAAGATTCTTGATATTTCTGTGTGTTGATTATCATTTCTTCTCCTTGATTCTAAGAGAAATATATCAAGACACTGAGCAGGAAAAGCTGCTGACCACACTTTACCTTTCCGTAAATAAAAATCACATTGTACTTCAGTTGTTTCAATACACTCCTTGATACGAGAGGAAACAGAGGTGGTTCTCCGCCGATAATACGAACTCCATACCAACCCCGCCGTCGACATGGCACCTTCAGTGGTAGTCATGAGATTTTGGGATAGAACCATGCAGTCACACTGTTTATATAGTTTTTGGGAATCTGTAGATTATACTCTTAAAACAGTAAGAAAAGTACATGTGGTAGAAATCAAAGTACATGAAAAATTAGATAATGCCACCTCGCTAGCCTTCGGCGTCGAGCTGTATCAGCGTGCGAAGGCGGTAATAATGACGGGTCTTGGAATTTCGAAAGTCACAACCACTTGAATATCGAGCGGGATAAGATGGATCAAcgtcttcatctttctcTACATTTAGGCAGTCGAAAGTAAGATACGCGACCGTCTTGCGGGCGGCAATGACTGTGCTGCGAAGCACATGGCTGCAACGGCCGATGGATAGACTGCGAAGGCATAGCCCGAACTTGCGGCGCTTGTTCAGACATGCGACGAGCACGTCGAGGAAACGAGAGTCGTCAAGATCGAAATGCGAGTTCACAGGTGCCCGCGCCGCAACCATGTACCCGCCACTTGAACAATCGACGTTTTGGAGATACAGATCGGCTAGCCGCGGGACGAGAAGGCGCTGGGCATCACCGTCTCCCTTGAGCCCTTGCCCGTGAGAGCGGGCGTTGAGTAGCAGAGCCCACACCAACCCGGATGGGGCTCGGCCTGTGATGTCCAGCACACGCAGAGACGGCAGCGTGCGCAGGAAGGGTGACCACGTCTTTTGCGTGATGATGTCGACGTCTTGCAGCGCCAGcgtgtggatgtgggtgaGTGGGAGCGCGCGCCAGATCGCCGAGAGTGCGGTGATGATTCCATGGTCGTTAGACGCATCACCTTGGTCAGGGGAGATGGTGATATCAATGGCGGCACCACCTCTGCTTAGCTCTGCGCGGAAAGCGCGGATGCGTAGAGACTGCCGGAAATCAGGGTTAGGAAAGGGTACGGCGCTGTCTTTGTACCGTGGACAGTCGCTCTGGCTGCCTGAGATAACGAGCGTTTCTAGCGGCGAGTCGACGTCCTGCTCGCCCCATGAGTGCGAGCTTAGCGCTTCTGTGAGCTTCCATATGTTGCCTTTGATATCCGATAGGGTGTAGATCTTGCAGACCAGATGAGTAGATGCAGGAATGGTGATACATGCAAGGATGTTGGCGATGTCGGGAACAGAGCCAACTAAAGAGATGCTCTCTAATCGGGGCAAGCGAATAGGACGTTCCAAGGCTTTGATgtcatccatatccatatttATGGGGAATGCCCGATCCAAGGTTAGGTATCGCAGCTGCTTGAGCTGTTCAAGCATGAAGAGGAAATAGCGGAGGGTTGGTCTCTCAGAGTGTGGAAGGTCATGGAGGTGGAAATGGGTCAGAGATGTACAGCGAGAGGTCAAAAGATAGAATGGGGCGTGGTGCAATTCGAGATATTTCAAGTTCGTTAACGGAGGCCCTGTCGtaggaaaagaaggaggaCCGAACCCGCTTATGGGTCCATTGTTCTGTGGTATATGAATGTCGATTATAAGAGACTCTAGCGCAGGATTTGGATGCGCCAAAATATCTAGAAGAGGGTATATATTCTCAATGGAGGATTTAAGGTGTATGTCTTGAATTCTGTGCGCTAGCTGCAGGCTACGATGCAATAGGCGAATATTATTCTCCGTAACAGTGGTGATGACGTGGATAGAGGACATCTTTGCGCGACTTAATGTAACTGCATGCCACCGCGGATCTGAAAAGTCGACGTATCTCCAAAAGTCAGGACAATCAAGAAGTATGCGTCGCCATGTCGAGCAAACATATGAAATATTGACCCAGCTCCAATCACTGTTCTCAAAATCTTGAGCGGTGAGCTGGGCGCAGGTTATAAATATGTTCTGCAGGACTTGTTCAGGAAGTGTGCATGCCAGAACAGATTGATTGTGCCGCCTCAGCTCGTTGATATGTTGGTGTGAAGGTGTTAGATATCCATGTCGAAGAAAAGCCGTCTGGGCAATGGAGCGAGGTTAGTGCCGGTTAATTGAAATTCGAGGATCTAAAAACATACTGCAGCAATTTTGATGCGGGACGTGTTAAATGGACGTATTGATAGTACACCAGCACCGTGGGACCCGAATGAAGTGTTGGGATCCGTCAATGATATAGTCTGCACAGGCATGTTGCGTTGATGTAATCACCAGGATATGCGAATGATTTTCGAACTCAAGCAAGGTCGTAAATgaacgaagaagaaagaaaaagaacgaacGGGGTCGTAGAAGACGGACGAAGATCGAAAGGTGGAAAAGAACATGGACGCGGGCCTTATAAGGCGGTTTGTTATTGTGCGAGGCTACCATGCGCCCGTTTATGCGACGTCTACGAGAAGGGGGAGCATAATAGCAGAGATGAATGCGTGCCCACGATAACAATAGAAGTAGGTGTCGGTGACCAAAAAGAGGTGGCGCAGAGGGCCACGAGACAATAAGAGACACAATTGTCCTTTACACACATCCTCGTATGTAGCTTATAGGATATATCGGTGACATAGGACAGAAATAACAAGAAAAGCCACCACAGGTCAGACGAGCGCCTCTGGACACATGTGTGTGGTCAGAGTCTGAGTTCAAAGTCAGCAATGCAGTGCTGGCAGGAATGTCGTGCCGTTGATCCGTCCATTACATAATTTCCCAAATCGATTGTCCTGATCGAGTCATCGGCAAGATCGTCTACAAAATTCATAAGAGCCAATTGCGATCTTCACTTATACTTCACTTATATCCAAAACCTATCACCACTACGAACAATGACATTAGACATTTTAAGCTTTATCGACAGCAAGGGGGGGAACTCGGAGGAGATCCGCGAGTCGCAGCGGAAACGTGGGCACTCGGTCGAGTTGGTAGATGAGATAATCCAGATGTACGCTGACTGGGTGAAGAGTGCGTATCTTGGTCCTAATTTATCGTGTATGGAAATTGTTGAGCGTGTATTGTGCGATAGTGGATTTCGATACCAATGTATTGAGGAAAAAAGTGAACGAGATTCAGAAACAAATATCGGCAAAGAAGAAGGTACACGCTAAGATTGAAGCCATATCGCCTGCCAATACTAACGAAACGGTTGATTTGGCTTGTTTGACTAGGCAAAGGAACCTGCAGACGACTTAGTCgctgaaaagaaagagattgATGCCCAAGTTGAGGctaagaagaaagaggccaaGGAATTCGAGGCGCTGATGCGCCAGAAAGCCAGCACGGTTGGCAACATTGTTGGAAAGGACGCGCCTGTGAGCTTGACTGAGGTGCGATAACGTGTTCTTTTTGTGAATACAATTTATTAATATGGACGGTTCATAGGATGATAATACTATAATTCGTATTTGGGATCCTACAGGCGAGGTCGCCGATCCTGCTGTACGAGAAGGTATCATGCCTCATCATGAAGTCCTTCTCCGCCTCGACGCTATGGACTTGGATCGGGGTATGGTCTGATTCTTTAGAAGATTTCAATATTTCACTAATACAGGCCCGCACGTCATTTAGGCGCTAAAATTGCTGGTCATCGTGGATACTATCTGActggtgatggtgttgaCCTTAACCAGGCCCTCATTTCGTATGGTCTTGACTACCTGAAAACCAAAGGCTTTAAGAAAATCCAGCCTCCCTTTTTCATGGCCAAGGAACAAATGGCAAAGACAGCTCAGCTCGATCAATTTGACGAAGAACTCTACAAGGTATGACAATCATTCTTTAGTTATCTTTGGTAATTAAATTGTGGTGCAGGTCATTGGCTCGGATGACGAGAAGTACCTAATCGCCACATCGGAGCAGCCTATCTCGGCCTTCCACTCGGACGAGTGGTTCGAGAGCCCGGAAACCCAGCTGCCTGTCAAGTACGCTGGATACTCGACGTGCTTCCGCAAAGAGGCTGGATCGGCTGGGCGTGATATGTGGGGCATCTTCCGAGTTCACCAGTTCGAGAAAGTTGAGCAATTCGTGATCACTGACCCGGAAAAGAGCTGGGAGATGTTCAACACGATGATCGAGAACAGTGAGGGATTCTACAAGAGCCTGGGACTGCGCTATCGCGTAGTGGGCATTGTTTCGGGCGCGCTGAATCTGGCGGCGGCGCAGAAGTACGACCTCGAGGCATGGTTCCCATTCCAACGGGCGTACAAGGAGCTGGTGTCGGTTTCGAATTGCACGGATTATCGTAAGTGCCGTTAGGAGTGATCGAGGAAATTTTTTGGTGACTGACACGTCATTTGGGGCAGAGAGCAGAAGACTTGAGATCCGCTGTGGATTGAAAACGAAAGAGCAGACAAGAAAGGTGTATGTGCATATGCTGAACGGAACGCTTTGCGCAACTGAGCGGGCACT
It contains:
- a CDS encoding WD repeat-containing protein JIP5, whose protein sequence is MDIRSKKPEPIAQSEDQEDELLSIVSIRGGSKFVVGTQLGILSIFNRSSGWGDCVDRIPGHPMSVDALCALPPDIPGVDTTSTILTGSSDGMVRAVQILPTKLLGVVADHGEWPIERISVGGGLGQLTIESEESSSHGETRIKSNNVEGENEGTEAHHSRWWVGSVGHEEVLRMTDLVGFFRDNEGDETNQGALGVEVSEDDSDEGSDSGSEEDNAEGTQKQPDVLAPASGEVDEDEGDNSADSSESEPEAPLPAKRKRKQQQNEPVMAKKKKGKNTVEIEPSFFDEL
- a CDS encoding Serine--tRNA ligase, cytoplasmic, whose protein sequence is MTLDILSFIDSKGGNSEEIRESQRKRGHSVELVDEIIQMYADWVKMDFDTNVLRKKVNEIQKQISAKKKAKEPADDLVAEKKEIDAQVEAKKKEAKEFEALMRQKASTVGNIVGKDAPVSLTEDDNTIIRIWDPTGEVADPAVREGIMPHHEVLLRLDAMDLDRGAKIAGHRGYYLTGDGVDLNQALISYGLDYLKTKGFKKIQPPFFMAKEQMAKTAQLDQFDEELYKVIGSDDEKYLIATSEQPISAFHSDEWFESPETQLPVKYAGYSTCFRKEAGSAGRDMWGIFRVHQFEKVEQFVITDPEKSWEMFNTMIENSEGFYKSLGLRYRVVGIVSGALNLAAAQKYDLEAWFPFQRAYKELVSVSNCTDYQSRRLEIRCGLKTKEQTRKVYVHMLNGTLCATERALCCLVENYQTPEGLVIPEALRPYMQGRDFLPFVKELPKGLQKKQA